atgtaatacttttagcaattataggagtacgGTATACTACCTATTTACCATAAGGACGGACCACCAGCCGCTGGTCCAGGCCCTCATCAAAGCGGGCGACGCCTGGTCCACAAGACAGCAACATCGCCTTGTGGCCATCTCCAAGTTCAGGTGTTCCATAGAATACATCCCCAATGGAAAAAAACCTTTAGCAGACACCCTCTCGAGGGTTGAGATCAACTCCCTTCACCTCAGCGTAAACTACAAGGACATGAGTAAGCACATGAGCAAGCCTCCAAACCTGAAGTACCAGCCTACTGGACCACCATCACCACCCTCCGCTGGGAGGACATCCCCTTTGGCCCCTCAAGGACAACACTCCTCTGCAACACAAGCACCGGACCCCCTCATCCCATAATACCTGCCTCCCGTAGGAAGCAGGTGCTTGCCGTGATCTACGGTCTCAACCCAACCATCGCCCCGCACGACAACCAGACTCCCGACAGAGAAATTCATGTGGTACGGCATCAGGAGGGACTCCCAGAAgtgggccaggaactgcatcgCGTGCCAGAGCAGCAAGTCGGGAAGGCACACCGAACCAGGGATAGGGTCTTTCCCCAGCCCAGGCGAAGATTCGGACACATCCACGTCAACATCATCGGGCCCCTTCCTCCATCTGacggtgccagatacctcctgatggTGATCAACTGGTCTACCAGGTGGCCCGAGGCCACCCCGATGTCAGAAGCCACCTCAGACGCCTATGCCGAAGCCATCctatccagctggatcagccactTCAGAGTGCCAGACGACGTCACGACAGACTGGGACCTGCCTTCACATCAGAGCTCTGGCTCTCCCTGGCACGCCTGATGGGGACCAAACACCACACCACCACGTCCTACAACCCCACAGCCAACGGCATGGTAAAGAGGGTCCACCGCTCTCTCAAGGCTTCTCTGATGGCTTGTTGCAAAGGCCCCAACTGGAAGGCCCAGCACCcatgggtcctcctcggcctccaCACCGCCCCAAGAGCCAACGGAGACCCATCCCCGGCAGAAAAGTTGTACGGAGAGACCAAGAAAATGCCAGGCAAATTCTTCCCTGCCGACAGCAACAACCCTGACATTCCCCTACCAAGACTCCGAGCAGCAGCCCGGAAGTTCGTCCCCTGCCAAGAAACATATACCAACAGGAAGAAGCAGTTCCGCCCGAGTGCCTTGGACTCCTGCAGGTTTGTTTTCATCAGGAACAACGCCACCCACCCGCCCTTGATGTGGCCCTACTGGGACCCACACCGAGACGTCCACCAGGAAGAGAAGGCATTCCTCATTTCAATCGTCGGCCGATAGGACTGGGTCTCTATAGACCGCCTCAAGCCCGCCATCATCCCCAACGAAGATGACCCAGCAGAAGGCCCTTGCAGAATCCCAGCTCGGAACACAATGCTGCTGGATCCCTGCAGTGCCCCTAGACGTCACCAGGGCCACCCAAGGAAAGCAGTCGAACCCCCCAGGTCCACTACCAGGGGCAGCATCCTGCTTCTCGACCCTCCAGACGATGAGGTCCCAGAAGATGCCCCTCAATCGAGGGAATCACGGACCTGCGGACTCCTCCAGCTCCCCGCAAGATTCTGTTGACCTCAGCCAATGATTTCTACACAATCATTGTCTTGgtggggagtatttgtaaggacgacattcgggCCAAATGTTCACCCTACCTTTGTAAATATCTAATTTCCCATATGTATGTTCCTTTTCTTCCAGATACTAAATTCTAGTGCAATTTTTGCCatgtgatattttgttttgttggagaaGCGCCAGAGCCAAGTATATGGTGGAAAGAGCCATGTTTTAATCCGCTGTTTTGGTTTCAGTGAGAGAAGGTATGTGGTAATATTTTTAAGTATATCAGttaaatgctttgagtgcattttcggggaacagaatatttttttggggggtattaTCCTGCCTGGAGGTATAACAATTTTTAAGgtacttggtttttattccacatgtgggtATTGATAAAATGGAGGGGAACATTTTTATTGCCTGGGTGGTATTAATAGTATGGTGATAATGTGGGtggtgtttatattattattgttgtttttttgtacTGAGTCACAATTTTGAATGTAAGTTTCCCCTAACGGCAAGGGAAGTTCTTTTTGAACCAGGTATATTGATTGTTCAGTTCTCAAGACAGGCATTTTCTTTTTGGTGCTAGTTGAGGTCAGTGGAAAGCTGTTGTGAGTACTGTGTCTGCGAATTGTGGATAAATTTTAAGATATCTGGAGGTGGAATTGTCTTTTATTAGTTTGGTGGTTGATGCCATGTCGTGTCTATTGATGATAGATAGTGGTTTTTCAGGACTTATTTTGATTGGTCTTCGACCTAAGTTTGGTTGATATTTGCCGTTTTCTGTGGTTGAGCTGAGATAATTCAGTTATGAGATTTGAGGAAGCATGTTCTGCATTATgtggcttttctttttttttgaaggcCAATATGATGATAATGTTTCAGTGTTTGACCGTTTTGCTGCAGATATGAGTCAGGTTTTTTCTGAGTTGATGCACATGTCTAAGCGGACAATATGTGCGCGAAACATGGTT
The DNA window shown above is from Macrobrachium nipponense isolate FS-2020 chromosome 30, ASM1510439v2, whole genome shotgun sequence and carries:
- the LOC135202168 gene encoding uncharacterized protein LOC135202168; translated protein: MGTKHHTTTSYNPTANGMVKRVHRSLKASLMACCKGPNWKAQHPWVLLGLHTAPRANGDPSPAEKLYGETKKMPGKFFPADSNNPDIPLPRLRAAARKFVPCQETYTNRKKQFRPSALDSCRFVFIRNNATHPPLMWPYWDPHRDVHQEEKAFLISIVGR